The genomic interval TCTGCCACGTCAATGTCCAAAGGCGAACACCCCATTGCTTCGCACAAGCTGGTGCGCGCCAGTTCGGGGGTGTTGTTGCGCTCACTCAAATGTGCCGCCAGGACGCAGCTTAACTGGTCGTGTTTGACGCGAGCCAATAAGTCGGCCGCGGCGTGGTTGGCCAAATGCCCCCAAGGGCCTGAGACGCGTTGCTTTAAAAAAACAGGGTAACCCGAGGCTTGCAGTAAATCAGGATCGTGGTTGGCTTCTAGTAGCAGGGCATGGCAGCCTTGCAATGACGCCACCACATGAGAAGACACGTGCCCCAAATCGGTGATCACACCCAAATGCCGATGGCCATCGGTGCAGCGCAGCTGCAAGGGCTCGCGCGCATCGTGCGGCACCGTAAACGGCATCGCTTGCAAGTCGCCCAATTCGATGGCGCTGCCATCGCGCGCCACATTCAGCAAATGTTGATAAGGTGTCCATGCACCACCGTCACTCACGGCCAGCCATGTGCCTTGGCTCATCCACAGAGGTGTTGAATAACGTTTGATAAAGCTGCGTGCACAGCCAATGTGGTCGCCGTGTTCGTGGGTGATGAAGATGGCGTCAAGATCCTCGGCGCAGGTGCCCGCTTCGATGAGACGAGCCTCTAGATCACGCAGGCGAAGGCCGCAGTCGATGAGCAAGCGAGTGGTATGGGCGCCACTCTGGGCTTCAACCAAAGTGGCGTTGCCTGAGCTGCCGCTGCCCAGACTTTTAAAGCGCAACATGGCGCGGGGTCAGGCCGACGCCAATTAGCGCAAATCGTCAGCCAGCAGCTTCAAGATGCGCTGTGAAACAGGGCTGTTCTCTGTCGTACCTGCTGCGTTTTGCACCGTGACTTCGGCGGTGTTGTCTGTTTTACGCACAGCAATGCGGTACTTCACAGGGCCTGCGTCAGGTGTTGAGCCACTGAACATCTTGCTGAAGAAACCTTTTTCTTCTTTGGATGAGGTGTCCACATAGCGAACGAAGTAAATGCCTTGTGCGCGGTCGCGGTCTTCCACAGTGAAGCCTGTGCGGTCCAAAGCCAAGCCAACGCGACGCCATGCGACGTCAAACGAGTCGGGGATGTTCAGCAGTGTGGCACCGCCCTTGGTTACCAAAGTGGTTTTATTCGCCACGGTTTCTTGTGGCGTGATGCCAGCTTTCGCTTGTTCAGCGGAGACGCCAAGTTTGATCATCAAGCGGCTCAAGAATTCGGCTTCCAACTCAGGGTCATTTGGGCGCGGGACCCAAATCGTGCCAGATTTAGATTGGTCTTTGTATTCTTCGCTCATGCCACGGTGGGTCACGAAGATGTCAACG from Limnohabitans curvus carries:
- a CDS encoding MBL fold metallo-hydrolase; this encodes MLRFKSLGSGSSGNATLVEAQSGAHTTRLLIDCGLRLRDLEARLIEAGTCAEDLDAIFITHEHGDHIGCARSFIKRYSTPLWMSQGTWLAVSDGGAWTPYQHLLNVARDGSAIELGDLQAMPFTVPHDAREPLQLRCTDGHRHLGVITDLGHVSSHVVASLQGCHALLLEANHDPDLLQASGYPVFLKQRVSGPWGHLANHAAADLLARVKHDQLSCVLAAHLSERNNTPELARTSLCEAMGCSPLDIDVADPLTGSDWLVV
- the bamC gene encoding outer membrane protein assembly factor BamC encodes the protein MKISFTSNRAAVALTTLVVLSGCSSIMDGDKVNYKTEGGTKVVALDIPPDLTQLTRDTRYAVPGGSVTASSMGVRPVAPVAATAAKQVNDVRIERDGKQRWLVVNRSADVVWPIVQGFWKENGFEYVIEQQQIGLLETEWAENRAKIPQDFLRRSLGKVLDGLYSSGERDKFRTRIERNSTGGVDIFVTHRGMSEEYKDQSKSGTIWVPRPNDPELEAEFLSRLMIKLGVSAEQAKAGITPQETVANKTTLVTKGGATLLNIPDSFDVAWRRVGLALDRTGFTVEDRDRAQGIYFVRYVDTSSKEEKGFFSKMFSGSTPDAGPVKYRIAVRKTDNTAEVTVQNAAGTTENSPVSQRILKLLADDLR